CGACGCGGCGACCGCGAATTGAATGAAGCGGCCCACCTTCTTCAGTTCCTTCTTCTCGAAGTACTGAAGCGGATCGAATCCCTTCACCTCGGCGGCGATCCGGCAGGAGAACTTCTCGCAATCAAATTGCGTGATCGGACCGATTCCGCAACGCGACTCGAGGATCGCCTGCCAGGTATCGGCAGCGTTGTTGCCGAGCGCCGAGATGACGCCCACACCGGTGACAACCACCCTGCGTGCCAATGGAGTTCTCCTGTCCTTGGAACAAAGACCGCCCGGAGCGGCGGATCAGAGGAGCGCGGCTCCGCTAGTCCTTCTTCTTGGCCTCGATGTAGTCGATGGCGTCCTTGACGGTCGAGATCTTCTCGGCGTCGCCGTCCGGGATTTCGATGTCGAACGCCTCTTCGAAGGCCATCACCAGCTCGACGATGTCAAGCGAGTCAGCGCCC
This DNA window, taken from Bryobacteraceae bacterium, encodes the following:
- the acpP gene encoding acyl carrier protein; the protein is MSVRDKVKQIIMEQLGVEEEQVEDTASIIDDLGADSLDIVELVMAFEEAFDIEIPDGDAEKISTVKDAIDYIEAKKKD